Proteins encoded within one genomic window of Streptomyces profundus:
- the cas3 gene encoding CRISPR-associated helicase Cas3': MNRTVTGTPGARPLTQVLAKSKPVEDPERLTSHSLTVYETVSQVEARIGQAGLLAAEPDFWSRVRRAALLHDAGKIAEGFQRQVRPGGPLWGERHEVLSLAYVDLLATAGRWPHHDHLMIATLVATHHRPLFSGEAPRGKPSLDALYTSATRWDEAFTRTPDPNGGSTVQVQRGTHRESLAWFAGMLHLDPPVPSPDDPTLAQRARLSLARLLVAWERPVAPERGLLAVLAQGAVTLADRAGSAHVALQPHLPLTADYLARLPHTPYPHQRQAAASEGHLLLVAPTGSGKTEAGLAWAASQLAHLPGLPRVVWTLPYRASLNAARRRLTATLTPAPGQRQPDIGLLHGTVAHTLLTESTQDDCAPTQAHATKARQQAGAMRLFAQRLRVATPHQLLNGAIAGPAYSSVLLEQANSLFVLDELHAYEPETFGRICAAMRLWERLGSRTAVLSATLAPPMIDIVRESLTQPVTLHRAPPGTSPVRHQLALDDEPITASAGIDRLRGWLTEGHSVLVIVNRVASAQHLYALLADDARKARPDDPDAALLLHSRFRNRDRAAIETRLLKRHPERAVGERAARGGLVVATQAVEVSLQLDFDRGAVECAPIEAVAQRAGRVNRRGRHPDGAVEFRVHRAETERPYAKGAMDASWRALTRHVETGSAALSEETIDTLLADAYDTAWGRSWAEEARRARDEFTETFLTFTDPFHDRGEFAHRLSEQFDSVEAVHEDDAPELHTLVKGPDGDPLLASGLLIPLRYTQLPAYRARYDRTLHVHVIEGRYDETLGLMPPEEPETVL; encoded by the coding sequence GTGAATCGCACCGTGACCGGCACGCCCGGGGCACGTCCGCTGACCCAGGTTCTGGCCAAGTCCAAGCCCGTCGAAGACCCCGAGCGGCTGACATCCCACTCCCTCACCGTCTACGAGACCGTCTCCCAGGTGGAGGCCCGGATCGGCCAGGCCGGGCTGCTGGCCGCGGAGCCGGACTTCTGGTCACGGGTGCGGCGCGCCGCGCTGCTTCACGACGCCGGCAAGATCGCGGAAGGCTTCCAGCGGCAGGTACGGCCCGGTGGGCCGCTCTGGGGCGAGCGGCACGAGGTGCTGTCACTGGCCTATGTCGATCTGTTGGCCACGGCCGGGCGCTGGCCGCATCACGACCATCTGATGATCGCCACCCTGGTGGCCACCCACCACCGCCCACTGTTCTCCGGCGAGGCTCCGCGCGGCAAGCCCAGTCTCGACGCGCTGTACACCTCGGCCACCCGCTGGGACGAGGCGTTCACCCGCACCCCGGACCCCAACGGCGGATCCACCGTCCAGGTCCAGCGCGGCACCCATCGGGAGTCGCTGGCCTGGTTCGCCGGGATGCTCCACCTCGACCCGCCCGTTCCCTCGCCCGATGACCCGACGCTCGCCCAACGTGCTCGCCTCTCCCTGGCCAGGCTCCTCGTCGCCTGGGAACGGCCGGTCGCTCCCGAACGTGGCCTGCTCGCCGTCCTCGCCCAGGGTGCGGTGACCCTCGCCGACCGCGCCGGCTCGGCCCATGTCGCACTCCAGCCCCATCTGCCGCTGACCGCCGACTATCTGGCCCGCCTGCCCCACACCCCCTACCCCCACCAACGGCAGGCCGCCGCCAGCGAAGGTCATCTGCTGCTGGTCGCCCCCACCGGCAGCGGCAAAACCGAGGCCGGCCTGGCCTGGGCCGCCAGCCAACTCGCCCACCTGCCAGGACTACCCCGCGTGGTGTGGACACTGCCCTACCGCGCCTCCCTCAACGCCGCCCGACGACGCCTCACCGCCACGTTGACCCCGGCCCCGGGACAGCGACAGCCCGATATCGGCCTGTTGCACGGCACCGTCGCCCACACCCTCCTCACCGAATCAACCCAGGACGACTGCGCCCCCACCCAGGCCCACGCCACCAAGGCACGCCAACAGGCGGGCGCCATGCGCCTGTTCGCCCAACGCCTGCGCGTCGCCACCCCCCACCAACTTCTCAACGGCGCCATCGCCGGACCGGCCTACTCCTCCGTCCTGCTGGAACAGGCCAACTCCCTCTTCGTCCTCGACGAACTCCACGCCTACGAACCGGAGACCTTCGGCCGGATCTGCGCCGCGATGCGCCTGTGGGAACGCCTCGGCAGCCGCACCGCCGTGCTCTCCGCCACCCTCGCCCCACCGATGATCGACATCGTCCGCGAGTCCCTCACCCAACCCGTCACCCTCCACCGCGCACCGCCAGGAACCAGCCCCGTCCGGCACCAACTCGCCCTGGACGACGAGCCCATCACCGCGTCTGCCGGCATCGACAGACTGCGCGGCTGGCTGACCGAAGGGCACAGTGTGCTGGTCATCGTCAACCGGGTCGCCAGCGCCCAGCACCTCTACGCGCTCCTGGCGGACGACGCCCGCAAGGCCCGCCCTGACGACCCCGACGCGGCCCTGCTCCTCCACTCCCGCTTCAGAAACCGCGACCGCGCCGCCATCGAGACCCGTCTGCTCAAGCGTCACCCCGAACGCGCAGTCGGCGAGCGGGCGGCGCGCGGCGGGCTCGTCGTCGCCACCCAGGCCGTCGAGGTCAGCCTCCAACTCGACTTCGACCGAGGCGCCGTCGAATGCGCCCCCATCGAAGCCGTCGCCCAACGCGCCGGCCGCGTCAATCGCCGCGGCCGACACCCGGACGGCGCGGTCGAGTTCCGCGTCCACCGCGCCGAGACCGAACGCCCCTACGCCAAGGGCGCCATGGACGCCTCCTGGCGCGCCTTGACCCGACACGTCGAGACCGGCTCGGCGGCCCTCAGCGAAGAGACCATCGACACCCTCCTCGCCGACGCCTACGACACCGCCTGGGGCCGTAGCTGGGCAGAGGAGGCCCGAAGGGCCCGCGACGAGTTCACCGAAACCTTTCTCACCTTCACCGACCCCTTCCACGACCGGGGCGAGTTCGCCCACCGGCTCAGCGAACAGTTCGACAGCGTCGAAGCCGTGCACGAGGACGACGCGCCCGAACTCCACACCCTCGTCAAGGGCCCCGACGGCGACCCGCTCCTCGCCTCCGGCCTGCTGATCCCCCTGCGCTACACCCAACTGCCCGCCTACCGCGCCCGATACGACCGAACCCTCCACGTCCACGTCATCGAGGGCCGCTACGACGAAACCCTCGGCCTCATGCCGCCCGAGGAACCGGAGACCGTCCTGTGA
- a CDS encoding CRISPR-associated protein Cas4, protein MNQPPSPDEGPGSDDAPLGGVHLKYLHHCPRQLWLYTHGYRPEQRSDLVAFGEVIDETTFTRRRDIDLGEAKIDWVTAGAVIHETKSSRAPAPAHAAQVRHYCLLLERRGVAVRGGVVHYPLIRRTVDVPWNDEARDQARQDEALARSVIAAPTTPPRLPRRECRGCSYLDYCWGD, encoded by the coding sequence GTGAACCAACCCCCCTCACCGGACGAGGGCCCGGGTTCCGATGACGCCCCGCTCGGCGGCGTCCACCTCAAGTACCTCCACCACTGCCCCCGCCAACTCTGGCTCTACACCCACGGCTACCGCCCCGAACAGCGCAGCGACCTCGTCGCGTTCGGTGAAGTCATCGACGAGACCACCTTCACCCGCCGCCGCGACATCGACCTCGGCGAAGCGAAGATCGACTGGGTCACCGCCGGCGCCGTCATCCACGAGACCAAATCCTCCCGCGCGCCAGCGCCCGCGCACGCCGCCCAGGTCCGCCACTACTGCCTCCTCCTGGAACGCCGGGGCGTCGCGGTGCGCGGCGGCGTCGTCCACTACCCCCTCATCCGCCGCACCGTCGACGTCCCCTGGAACGACGAAGCCCGAGACCAGGCCCGCCAGGACGAGGCCCTCGCCCGTTCCGTCATCGCCGCCCCCACCACCCCACCCCGCCTGCCCCGCCGCGAGTGCCGGGGCTGCTCCTACCTCGACTACTGCTGGGGAGACTGA
- the cas2 gene encoding CRISPR-associated endonuclease Cas2 translates to MYVILVYDTAVERNPKVLKACRKYLHWTQRSHFQGELSTAQYRALMATLNATIDPEHDSIVAYTTRSPESVQSTTLGQNLGGPGDIL, encoded by the coding sequence ATGTACGTCATCCTCGTCTACGACACCGCAGTCGAACGCAACCCCAAAGTATTGAAGGCCTGCCGCAAGTACCTCCACTGGACCCAACGCAGCCACTTCCAAGGCGAACTCTCCACCGCCCAGTACCGCGCCCTGATGGCCACCCTCAACGCCACCATCGACCCCGAACACGACAGCATCGTCGCCTACACCACCCGCTCCCCAGAATCCGTCCAATCCACCACCCTCGGCCAAAACCTCGGCGGCCCAGGCGACATCCTGTAG
- the cas7i gene encoding type I-B CRISPR-associated protein Cas7/Cst2/DevR encodes MAYLAGKMVLSVRAAAPNNGRGEPTKAKVKTVRTHEGTFPYVSAQAVRRWLRESMVEMGSVPSPVTRVGKAQNKAQKANTEANPARYADDDLFGYMKAGPKGDSEATTLRDSPFMLGTLLSVAPTRVTDDFGVMARGVSEPVLHEHEFFTADLAAPFLLDLPRVGTFTLPTKTGVGRPNYLSQEAALQVAEAASAGASSVTFRDQPAVRLPLAERRERAALLLEAMAQLSGGAKQALHYGDRVPDLLVLVPFKGGVNPLAHVVDGEPGRGLRVRGDVLLAELEAWEGEWLSPVRVGWRPGFADDQRETFERHCKEKIEAGEIVIGHPRTVLRDLAAELRDGELDMWFEDPER; translated from the coding sequence ATGGCGTATCTGGCCGGGAAGATGGTGTTGTCGGTGCGGGCCGCCGCGCCGAACAACGGTCGTGGTGAGCCCACCAAGGCCAAGGTGAAGACCGTGCGCACCCATGAGGGCACCTTCCCCTATGTGTCGGCGCAGGCCGTGCGGCGGTGGCTGCGGGAGAGCATGGTGGAGATGGGTTCGGTGCCTTCCCCGGTGACCCGGGTCGGCAAGGCACAGAACAAGGCACAGAAGGCCAACACCGAGGCCAATCCCGCCCGTTACGCCGACGATGACCTGTTCGGCTATATGAAGGCCGGCCCCAAGGGGGACTCGGAGGCGACGACGCTGCGGGACAGCCCGTTCATGTTGGGCACCCTGCTGTCGGTGGCGCCGACCCGGGTCACGGACGACTTCGGGGTGATGGCGCGCGGGGTGAGCGAGCCGGTGCTGCACGAGCACGAGTTCTTCACCGCCGACCTGGCTGCCCCCTTCCTGCTGGATCTGCCGCGCGTCGGCACGTTCACCCTGCCCACCAAGACCGGGGTGGGACGGCCCAACTACCTGAGCCAGGAGGCCGCGCTCCAGGTCGCCGAGGCGGCCTCGGCCGGGGCGTCCAGCGTGACGTTCCGCGACCAGCCGGCGGTGCGGTTGCCGCTCGCCGAACGGCGGGAGCGCGCCGCGCTGTTGCTGGAGGCCATGGCGCAGCTGAGCGGTGGGGCGAAGCAGGCGCTGCACTACGGGGATCGGGTGCCGGATCTGCTGGTTCTGGTGCCGTTCAAGGGCGGGGTCAACCCGCTGGCCCATGTGGTGGACGGCGAGCCCGGCCGTGGCCTGCGGGTGCGCGGTGACGTGCTGCTGGCGGAGTTGGAGGCGTGGGAGGGCGAGTGGCTCTCCCCGGTGCGGGTCGGCTGGCGGCCGGGCTTCGCCGACGACCAACGGGAGACCTTCGAGCGGCACTGCAAGGAGAAGATCGAGGCGGGCGAGATCGTGATCGGTCATCCCCGGACGGTGTTGCGCGATCTGGCGGCCGAGCTGCGCGACGGTGAGCTGGACATGTGGTTCGAGGATCCCGAACGGTGA
- the cas5 gene encoding CRISPR-associated protein Cas5: MTVTLERQPLPAWRLAFFAPVASFRDPLFPGLSRGLPLPPPSTVRGLLAAATGELAETLPFGMAARVEGRGVDAETYHPVLSNATNPTVGGRAPAAKGGMTLRDRPFLAGVHLMLWLPGEEGERVARALRRPRWALRLGRSQDIVHPKARDRVLLEPAAEAAVGYAVAPLGGHDGGSARSVRMASSVSPDRLATRWAEYLWCDAPGPVGPVRGAYRETGSHEGQAVWLLEP; encoded by the coding sequence GTGACCGTGACGCTGGAGCGGCAGCCGTTGCCGGCGTGGCGGTTGGCGTTCTTCGCGCCCGTCGCCTCGTTCCGCGACCCGCTCTTCCCCGGGCTGAGCCGTGGTCTGCCGCTGCCTCCGCCCTCGACGGTGCGTGGCCTGCTGGCGGCGGCGACGGGGGAGTTGGCGGAGACGCTGCCCTTCGGGATGGCCGCCCGGGTGGAGGGCAGGGGCGTCGATGCCGAGACCTACCATCCGGTGCTGTCCAACGCCACCAACCCCACGGTCGGTGGCCGGGCCCCGGCCGCCAAGGGCGGGATGACGCTGCGCGACCGGCCTTTCCTGGCGGGCGTTCACCTCATGCTGTGGCTGCCGGGTGAGGAGGGCGAACGCGTCGCCCGCGCGCTGCGACGCCCCCGTTGGGCCCTGCGGCTGGGCCGTTCCCAGGACATCGTCCACCCGAAGGCCCGTGACCGCGTGCTGCTGGAACCGGCGGCGGAAGCCGCCGTTGGCTATGCCGTTGCCCCGCTCGGCGGCCACGACGGCGGCTCGGCCCGGTCGGTGCGGATGGCCTCCAGCGTTTCGCCGGACCGGCTGGCCACCCGTTGGGCCGAGTACCTGTGGTGTGACGCGCCCGGCCCGGTCGGCCCGGTGCGCGGCGCCTACCGCGAGACGGGTTCCCACGAGGGCCAGGCCGTCTGGCTGCTCGAACCGTGA
- the cas1b gene encoding type I-B CRISPR-associated endonuclease Cas1b translates to MPAVGRTYWLTEPCRIRREDDSLRIERPDNTPVRIPITDVRDLIAFDHVDINTSALSILSRNGVSLHVLDHYGNHAGHFAPTDAMSSGPVLRRQVELTADPDLRATIGRALILAAGENLRWSLDTDHLDPALATLRAKLPSCDERDAIMAQEGNYRRTGWAVLDTQLPPWLRLNGRTRRPPTNAGNAFISYLNTLVYARVLTAIRSTPLHPAIGFLHADTDRRRNTLALDLAEPFKPLFAERLLKRAASQKHLKPSDFETEVGRASLSKNGRKKVAVLMREELDTTVYHRTLKRKVSYEELIHLEALKIVRLCLEDKPYKPFRPWW, encoded by the coding sequence ATGCCCGCCGTTGGCCGCACCTACTGGCTGACCGAGCCCTGCCGCATTCGCCGCGAGGACGACAGCCTGCGCATCGAACGCCCCGACAACACGCCTGTGCGCATCCCCATCACCGACGTCCGCGACCTCATCGCCTTCGACCACGTGGACATCAACACCTCCGCGCTGTCCATCCTCAGCCGCAACGGCGTCAGCCTCCATGTCCTGGACCACTACGGCAACCACGCGGGCCACTTCGCCCCCACCGACGCGATGTCCTCGGGCCCCGTCCTCCGCCGCCAGGTCGAACTCACCGCCGACCCCGACCTACGTGCCACCATCGGCCGCGCCCTGATCCTCGCCGCAGGCGAGAACCTCCGCTGGTCCCTGGACACCGACCACCTCGACCCCGCCCTCGCCACCCTCCGCGCCAAGCTCCCATCCTGTGACGAACGGGACGCGATCATGGCCCAGGAAGGCAACTACCGCCGCACCGGCTGGGCCGTCCTCGACACCCAACTCCCGCCCTGGCTCCGCCTCAACGGCCGCACCCGCCGCCCACCCACCAACGCCGGCAACGCCTTCATCAGCTACCTCAACACCCTCGTCTACGCCCGCGTCCTCACCGCCATCCGCAGCACGCCGCTCCACCCCGCCATCGGCTTCCTCCACGCCGACACCGACCGCCGCCGCAACACCCTCGCCCTCGACCTCGCCGAACCATTCAAACCCCTCTTCGCCGAACGCCTCCTCAAACGCGCCGCCAGCCAGAAACACCTCAAACCGTCCGACTTCGAAACCGAGGTCGGCAGGGCATCTCTGAGCAAGAACGGCCGCAAGAAGGTCGCCGTCCTGATGCGCGAGGAACTCGACACCACCGTCTACCACCGCACGCTGAAACGAAAAGTCAGCTACGAGGAACTCATCCACCTCGAAGCCCTCAAAATCGTCCGCCTATGCCTCGAAGACAAGCCCTACAAGCCGTTCCGGCCCTGGTGGTGA